A genomic window from Flavobacterium azooxidireducens includes:
- a CDS encoding lipocalin family protein produces MKKIIYISMLSVLFLSCKTNTATKLDNKTEAGMKGNWIIASVNYPGSEYIKVNSFDLADSQCFVGSTWKFVSNNNKGDMALTKAGCPAFSSPITWFVNKDGNFVMKILDAGEKAKKVREGYVLKVANQTENSFQLVDRISVGNSMTDVVYQFQKVN; encoded by the coding sequence ATGAAAAAAATTATTTATATCAGTATGTTGTCCGTGTTGTTTTTGTCCTGTAAAACAAACACTGCCACGAAGTTGGATAACAAAACAGAAGCAGGCATGAAAGGAAATTGGATAATTGCATCCGTAAATTATCCCGGGTCAGAATACATTAAAGTGAACTCGTTTGATCTTGCCGACTCACAATGTTTTGTGGGAAGCACATGGAAATTTGTCTCTAACAACAATAAAGGTGACATGGCTCTAACAAAAGCGGGTTGTCCGGCTTTTAGTTCGCCAATTACTTGGTTTGTAAATAAGGATGGAAATTTTGTCATGAAAATTTTAGATGCTGGCGAAAAAGCAAAGAAAGTAAGAGAGGGTTATGTGCTTAAAGTAGCCAATCAAACTGAAAATTCTTTTCAATTAGTGGATAGAATAAGTGTAGGAAATTCGATGACGGACGTAGTTTATCAATTTCAAAAAGTAAATTAA
- a CDS encoding OmpA family protein, which produces MKKIVSLSIVASFALGTLFTGCEAAKNTNNTQRGAGIGVAAGAVIGGILGNNLGKGGNTALGAVIGGVVGGAAGGVIGNKMDKQAREIEQALPGAEVNRVEEGIVLVLGENSVNFETSKSVLTATAKANLDKIVPVLQSYADTDIVVYGYTDSTGRLEFNQKLSEDRAASVRSYLVGKGLASARFKTKGMGPNDPIATNETVEGRSKNRRVEFTITANEKMIQEAEQEVKN; this is translated from the coding sequence ATGAAAAAAATAGTATCATTAAGTATCGTTGCATCATTCGCTTTAGGAACTCTTTTTACAGGTTGTGAAGCAGCAAAAAATACCAATAATACCCAAAGAGGTGCAGGTATTGGTGTTGCAGCCGGAGCAGTGATTGGTGGAATTTTAGGAAATAACCTTGGAAAAGGCGGAAACACAGCTCTTGGTGCTGTGATAGGTGGTGTTGTTGGTGGTGCAGCCGGTGGTGTTATCGGTAACAAAATGGATAAGCAAGCCAGAGAAATTGAACAAGCTTTACCGGGTGCAGAAGTTAACAGAGTTGAAGAAGGTATTGTATTGGTTTTAGGTGAAAATTCAGTGAATTTTGAAACGTCTAAATCAGTGTTAACTGCTACGGCCAAAGCAAATTTAGATAAGATTGTTCCTGTTTTACAAAGTTATGCAGACACAGATATTGTTGTTTACGGATATACTGACAGTACTGGTAGATTAGAATTCAATCAAAAATTGTCTGAAGATCGTGCCGCATCTGTAAGAAGTTATTTAGTTGGTAAAGGTTTAGCCTCTGCTCGTTTTAAAACAAAAGGAATGGGACCAAACGACCCAATTGCTACAAATGAAACTGTAGAAGGTAGAAGTAAAAACCGTCGTGTGGAATTTACGATTACAGCTAACGAAAAAATGATTCAAGAAGCTGAGCAAGAAGTGAAAAACTAA
- a CDS encoding ABC1 kinase family protein, which produces MKTLDKIPTNKIERAGQLVKTGLKVGGNYIAYYGEKVVNPSLTKDKLNENNAEDIYDGLKNLKGSALKVAQMLSMEKNIMPRAYVEKFSLAQFSVPPLSAPLVRKTFKNYLGKYPEQLYDSFTPDSINAASIGQVHKAAKDGKNLAVKIQYPGVAESISSDLAIVKPFAIKMFNLQGKDSEKYFKEVEHKLMEETDYDLELKQGKFIAEACAMIPNLRFPKYYEELSSKRILTMDWMDGEHLSEFTAHNSDREKGDKLGQALWDFYMYQMHHLKQVHADPHPGNFLIDDEANLIAIDFGCIKQVPEEFYVPYFELARPEVIGNPKLFNEKLFELEILRTDDSPKEIEYFTKLFHQLLSLFTQPFHGDFFDFSDEEFFGNIAKMGEEFSKDTQLRKMNGNRGSKHFLYINRTFFGLYNLLHDLKARVHTKDYEKYIVN; this is translated from the coding sequence ATGAAAACACTAGACAAAATACCAACCAATAAAATTGAACGTGCCGGACAATTGGTGAAAACCGGTTTGAAAGTAGGAGGAAACTACATTGCCTATTATGGCGAAAAAGTGGTGAATCCGAGTTTGACAAAAGATAAATTGAACGAAAACAATGCAGAGGATATTTATGACGGACTCAAAAACCTGAAAGGAAGTGCGTTGAAAGTGGCTCAAATGCTGAGCATGGAGAAAAACATTATGCCAAGAGCGTATGTAGAGAAGTTCTCGCTGGCACAATTTTCGGTACCGCCGTTGAGTGCTCCGTTGGTGAGAAAGACATTTAAAAATTATTTGGGAAAATATCCTGAACAACTATACGATTCGTTTACGCCTGATTCAATTAATGCGGCCAGCATCGGTCAGGTGCACAAAGCCGCAAAGGATGGGAAAAATCTTGCTGTGAAAATTCAATATCCGGGCGTAGCGGAAAGTATTAGTTCAGACTTGGCAATTGTGAAACCTTTTGCTATTAAAATGTTCAACCTCCAAGGAAAAGACTCGGAGAAGTATTTCAAGGAGGTTGAGCATAAATTAATGGAAGAAACGGATTATGATTTGGAGCTCAAGCAAGGAAAATTCATTGCCGAAGCATGTGCGATGATTCCGAATTTGAGATTTCCGAAATATTATGAAGAATTGTCGTCGAAGCGAATCTTAACAATGGATTGGATGGATGGCGAACATTTATCGGAGTTTACGGCTCACAATTCAGATCGAGAAAAAGGTGACAAATTAGGACAAGCGTTATGGGATTTTTATATGTACCAGATGCATCATTTAAAACAAGTACACGCCGATCCGCATCCGGGAAATTTTTTGATTGATGATGAAGCGAATTTAATTGCGATTGATTTTGGTTGCATCAAACAAGTTCCGGAAGAGTTTTATGTGCCGTATTTTGAATTGGCAAGACCGGAAGTAATTGGAAACCCAAAATTGTTTAATGAAAAGTTGTTTGAATTAGAAATATTACGAACCGATGATTCGCCGAAAGAAATTGAGTATTTCACCAAGTTGTTTCATCAGTTGTTGAGTTTGTTTACGCAACCGTTTCACGGAGATTTCTTTGATTTTTCGGATGAAGAATTCTTTGGAAACATTGCCAAAATGGGTGAGGAGTTCTCGAAAGATACGCAATTGCGAAAAATGAACGGCAACAGAGGTTCAAAACACTTTTTATACATTAACAGAACGTTCTTTGGTTTGTATAATTTGCTTCACGATTTAAAAGCAAGAGTTCACACCAAAGACTACGAAAAATACATTGTCAACTAA
- a CDS encoding TetR family transcriptional regulator C-terminal domain-containing protein, with protein sequence MTATKKAAAKKKPITDDEIISIYMDQVLQHNAEPKNVYLFCQDNKIVESDFYAFYGSLDALKQDIWVKFFDNVKNTIESDENYLTYSNKNKLLTLYFSLIEILTLNRSYVVFSLKEEKNMLKNLQQLKTFRNHFKSFIVDMIDTQTSEEDFKVNKIAKPLYVEGAWVEFLFILKFWLDDTSKGFEKTDVMIEKAVKATFDVLDTTPLDSLLDLGKFVWKEKFN encoded by the coding sequence ATGACAGCAACCAAGAAAGCAGCAGCAAAGAAAAAGCCAATTACCGACGATGAAATTATAAGTATTTATATGGATCAGGTATTGCAACACAATGCTGAACCTAAAAATGTATATCTGTTTTGTCAAGATAATAAGATTGTAGAAAGTGATTTTTATGCTTTTTATGGTTCGCTTGATGCTTTGAAGCAAGATATCTGGGTGAAATTTTTTGACAATGTTAAAAACACAATCGAGTCGGATGAAAATTATTTGACCTATTCGAATAAGAATAAATTATTGACACTTTATTTTTCGTTGATTGAAATACTGACATTAAACAGAAGTTATGTCGTGTTTTCATTGAAGGAAGAAAAGAATATGTTGAAAAATTTACAACAATTGAAAACGTTTCGAAACCATTTTAAAAGTTTTATCGTAGATATGATAGACACGCAGACTTCGGAGGAGGATTTTAAAGTCAATAAGATTGCAAAACCGCTTTATGTTGAAGGTGCTTGGGTAGAGTTCTTATTTATATTGAAATTTTGGTTGGATGATACTTCAAAAGGATTTGAAAAAACAGATGTGATGATTGAAAAAGCAGTGAAAGCTACTTTTGATGTGTTAGATACCACTCCATTGGATAGTTTATTGGATCTGGGAAAATTTGTTTGGAAAGAAAAATTTAATTAA
- a CDS encoding SIMPL domain-containing protein (The SIMPL domain is named for its presence in mouse protein SIMPL (signalling molecule that associates with mouse pelle-like kinase). Bacterial member BP26, from Brucella, was shown to assemble into a channel-like structure, while YggE from E. coli has been associated with resistance to oxidative stress.), with the protein MRTILFISCLFSIVMVQAQGSNELYGNAQRTNSSFHLNNSEHQRVTQTKNEAVYRIKILNNVKTDAYMVTFGLNQEASSVKECNAKINLRIQGFKAAAKKLGVKEDGIYIDFITQNKIYDYESESQGSQVKVNQVDAGYEIKKNIILRFSTQISFDDLVEKASDFGIYNIIKVDYINLNADKIYEQMFEEAQKLVQIRKNQMGKYIDEGAEDVPTIQVSFAALSPISQYKSFQAFESSELNYSNNSRYNDKQLIRKEERKSKTFYYDGLNPQGYDKIMNADSPVVGMQYVMEMTMTYRKKQ; encoded by the coding sequence ATGAGAACAATTCTTTTTATCTCTTGTCTATTTTCAATTGTAATGGTGCAAGCTCAGGGTTCAAATGAGCTTTATGGAAATGCACAACGTACTAACTCGTCATTTCATTTGAACAATAGCGAACACCAGCGTGTTACCCAAACCAAAAACGAAGCGGTTTATCGTATTAAGATTTTAAATAACGTAAAAACCGATGCTTATATGGTGACTTTCGGACTCAATCAAGAAGCTTCAAGTGTAAAGGAATGCAACGCAAAAATTAATCTACGAATTCAAGGTTTTAAAGCAGCTGCCAAGAAATTGGGAGTCAAAGAAGACGGAATTTATATTGATTTTATTACTCAAAATAAAATATATGATTACGAATCAGAAAGCCAAGGTTCGCAAGTAAAAGTGAATCAGGTGGATGCCGGTTATGAAATTAAAAAGAATATTATTCTGCGGTTTTCCACTCAAATTTCGTTTGATGATTTAGTGGAAAAAGCTTCTGATTTTGGAATTTATAACATTATTAAAGTCGATTATATTAATTTGAATGCTGATAAAATCTATGAGCAAATGTTTGAAGAAGCTCAAAAATTAGTTCAAATTAGAAAAAATCAAATGGGTAAATATATTGATGAAGGTGCAGAAGATGTTCCGACTATTCAAGTTAGTTTTGCGGCTTTATCACCAATTTCACAATACAAAAGTTTTCAAGCGTTTGAGTCATCTGAACTTAATTATTCTAATAATTCTCGTTACAATGACAAGCAACTGATTAGAAAGGAAGAACGCAAAAGCAAAACATTCTATTATGATGGTTTAAATCCACAAGGTTATGATAAAATTATGAATGCTGATTCGCCTGTGGTTGGTATGCAATATGTGATGGAAATGACAATGACGTATCGGAAAAAGCAGTAA
- a CDS encoding NAD(P)/FAD-dependent oxidoreductase, producing MNSTPQIAIIGGGLAGLTAAIHLAKAGKPVLLFEKNTYPKHKVCGEFISNEVLPYFKLLGLDISTLNPTSIDKTTISISSGKSISAHLPLGGFGISRYRLDGYLYEKAKESGCQIIHQQVNEIDFSNDSFTIQTENNDTIQAKVVLGAFGKRSNLDSKLKRNFIQKKSPWLAVKAHYKGNFPNDLVELHNFEGGYCGVSKVENDIINICYLTKYESFKKYKAISDFQLKVLNQNPKLKAILANSEMLFEKPLTISQVSFESKKQVENHILMLGDTAGLIHPLCGNGMAMAIHSAKIASECTIEFLNGKINRKELEINYTNQWIFHFKSRIQMGKMLSKLLLNPVLSKMMMKWLIIFPKLLPFLIQKTHGKPIQ from the coding sequence ATGAACTCAACTCCCCAAATAGCAATCATCGGTGGCGGTCTCGCCGGATTAACTGCGGCAATTCATTTAGCGAAAGCGGGAAAGCCTGTTCTCTTATTTGAAAAAAACACCTATCCAAAGCATAAAGTCTGTGGCGAATTTATTTCAAACGAAGTTTTGCCTTATTTCAAGCTATTAGGTTTGGATATTTCTACGTTAAATCCAACTTCAATTGATAAAACGACTATTTCTATTTCATCGGGAAAATCAATTTCAGCCCATCTACCTTTGGGTGGATTCGGGATAAGTCGCTATCGGTTAGATGGTTATCTTTATGAAAAAGCCAAAGAATCCGGTTGTCAAATCATTCATCAACAAGTAAATGAGATTGATTTTTCAAACGATTCATTTACCATTCAAACCGAAAATAACGATACTATTCAAGCCAAAGTAGTTTTAGGAGCTTTTGGAAAACGATCAAATTTAGACAGCAAACTCAAACGTAATTTTATTCAAAAAAAATCCCCTTGGTTAGCCGTAAAAGCTCATTACAAGGGAAATTTCCCGAATGATTTAGTCGAATTACACAATTTTGAAGGTGGTTATTGCGGTGTTTCAAAAGTGGAGAATGACATTATTAATATTTGTTATCTAACTAAATATGAATCATTTAAAAAATACAAAGCTATTTCCGATTTTCAATTGAAGGTATTAAATCAAAACCCAAAACTAAAAGCCATCTTAGCCAATTCAGAAATGCTTTTTGAAAAACCATTAACCATTAGTCAAGTTTCTTTCGAAAGCAAAAAACAAGTTGAAAACCATATTTTGATGCTCGGGGACACCGCCGGATTAATTCATCCGCTGTGTGGAAACGGAATGGCGATGGCAATTCACAGTGCCAAAATAGCCAGCGAATGCACAATTGAGTTTCTAAATGGGAAAATAAATCGCAAGGAATTAGAAATAAACTACACCAATCAGTGGATTTTCCATTTTAAATCACGCATTCAAATGGGAAAAATGCTCTCAAAATTATTACTCAATCCAGTTCTGAGTAAAATGATGATGAAATGGCTGATAATCTTCCCAAAATTACTACCTTTCCTAATTCAAAAAACACACGGAAAGCCAATTCAATAA
- a CDS encoding methyltransferase domain-containing protein codes for MFVNTKFRNREEELMDDFSMEGNELTTALQTIVFINQKLGGNKITINGVKELLKSVNKSKPITIYDVGCGNGDMLREIAKFGLLNGYQFDLIGIDANAFTIKEAINLSEEFTNISYIQENILHKQINEVKIDITLFTLTLHHFSDDEINMILQDYLVKSKLGIVINDLHRSSIAYHLFQLVCFVFQLKEMPKKDGLLSILKGFKKEELIAFSKKINASKQIIQWKWAFRYQWIIWK; via the coding sequence ATGTTTGTAAACACTAAATTTCGCAACAGAGAAGAAGAATTAATGGATGATTTTTCTATGGAGGGAAATGAATTAACCACTGCTTTACAAACCATTGTATTTATTAATCAAAAGTTAGGCGGTAATAAAATAACCATTAACGGCGTAAAAGAATTACTGAAATCAGTCAATAAATCCAAACCAATTACCATTTATGATGTTGGTTGCGGAAATGGTGATATGTTGCGTGAAATTGCAAAATTCGGACTTTTAAACGGATATCAATTTGATTTAATTGGGATTGATGCGAACGCTTTCACAATTAAAGAAGCCATAAATTTATCGGAAGAATTTACAAATATCAGCTATATCCAGGAAAATATTTTACATAAACAAATTAATGAAGTAAAAATAGATATTACTCTATTTACCTTAACATTACATCATTTTAGTGATGACGAAATTAATATGATTTTACAAGATTATTTGGTAAAAAGTAAGTTGGGAATTGTAATTAATGATTTGCATCGAAGTTCCATTGCCTATCACTTATTTCAATTGGTTTGTTTTGTCTTTCAATTAAAAGAAATGCCCAAAAAAGACGGTTTGCTTTCTATTTTAAAAGGATTCAAAAAGGAAGAATTAATAGCTTTTTCAAAAAAAATTAACGCTTCAAAACAAATAATTCAATGGAAATGGGCGTTTCGTTACCAATGGATTATTTGGAAATAA
- a CDS encoding type III polyketide synthase: MPVKIKTVAKQLPQYSRETSEILPFLDSWLAGQDDRFVRKVKKIFEGANVDKRYSIMNPEEVFSLTSFEERNAIYSREMIVLGEQVLQKAFRQANWKPEELDYIITVSCTGIMIPSLDAYLINRLHLKQDIIRLPVTEMGCVGGISGLIYAKNFLKANPNKKAAVIAVESPTATFQLDDFSMANIVSAAIFGDGAACVLLSSYENEIGPTIVDEAMYHFYDKEKMMGFELTNKGLKMVLDIEVPETIGEHFPAIIHPFLEKNKLSIADIDHLIFHPGGKKIVHLVEDLFLDLGKNIDDTKEVLRLYGNMSSATVLFVLERILQQNPKLGQRGLMLSFGPGFTAQRILLEW, encoded by the coding sequence ATGCCCGTCAAAATAAAAACAGTTGCCAAACAACTTCCTCAATATTCTCGTGAAACTTCAGAAATACTGCCATTTTTAGATAGTTGGTTAGCAGGTCAAGACGATCGTTTTGTTAGAAAAGTAAAAAAGATATTTGAAGGTGCCAATGTTGACAAACGCTATTCTATCATGAATCCGGAAGAAGTATTTTCACTCACTTCATTTGAAGAACGAAATGCCATTTATTCCCGCGAAATGATTGTTTTAGGCGAACAAGTTTTGCAAAAAGCCTTTCGTCAAGCCAATTGGAAACCTGAAGAGTTAGATTATATCATTACCGTTAGTTGCACCGGAATTATGATTCCGTCTCTCGATGCTTATTTAATTAATCGATTACATTTAAAACAAGATATTATTCGACTTCCGGTAACGGAAATGGGTTGTGTTGGCGGTATTTCAGGATTAATTTATGCAAAAAACTTTCTCAAAGCCAATCCCAATAAAAAAGCCGCTGTCATCGCTGTTGAAAGTCCAACCGCAACGTTTCAATTGGATGATTTTTCGATGGCAAACATTGTCAGTGCTGCGATTTTTGGTGATGGAGCGGCCTGCGTGTTATTGTCTTCTTATGAAAATGAAATTGGACCAACCATCGTTGACGAAGCCATGTATCATTTTTATGACAAAGAAAAAATGATGGGTTTTGAACTGACAAACAAAGGTTTAAAAATGGTTTTAGATATTGAAGTTCCTGAAACCATTGGCGAACATTTTCCTGCTATAATTCATCCATTTTTGGAAAAAAACAAATTATCCATCGCCGATATCGATCATTTAATTTTTCATCCTGGTGGGAAAAAAATCGTACATTTAGTCGAAGATTTATTTTTAGATTTAGGTAAAAACATCGACGACACCAAAGAAGTTTTGCGGTTGTATGGAAATATGTCAAGTGCCACCGTTTTATTTGTCTTGGAAAGAATTTTGCAACAAAATCCAAAATTAGGTCAAAGAGGTTTGATGCTGAGTTTCGGTCCCGGATTTACAGCTCAACGAATTTTATTAGAATGGTAA
- a CDS encoding T9SS type A sorting domain-containing protein, translating into METKNYLKLFITICILLSNFLIINAQEIKLIGFNITENNELDIVKWSAGSTAYDISTHSTIQSVYMGTSTFDVRSGKFYVNAIQYDSGEYQNKLFSYDTNSQIVTVSPQSSIYNGGSEVDMESGLVYSYDFTDPNNPEFKMFNPSTQAITTLGVINFDSFRSYYHDSSCFDSNLKIFYFTVLKEDGIKELVTVNVNSQPFSYTILPIPDSIFVDFYGLEFSNKTNKIYTMSNDSYEFGTPFSVKIGILNPLDATVSTIVDMVDTPGYEMGNKTFDQETNSYIFVGVDAVGDRHLKVVNTVTGIVDNLPLPSEYILEFECDNSIFAVSKYGVLGVNENITTTFSISPNPTRDFLKVNYDGVVLNYSIIDVMGKIVASDNLTTNNTIDVNELSNGMYILKITTDNEILTKKFIVN; encoded by the coding sequence ATGGAAACCAAAAATTACCTTAAATTATTTATTACAATTTGTATTTTGCTAAGCAATTTTTTGATCATAAATGCTCAGGAAATAAAATTGATTGGTTTTAATATAACAGAAAATAATGAATTGGATATTGTTAAGTGGAGTGCCGGTTCCACTGCATATGATATCAGCACACATTCCACAATTCAATCCGTTTACATGGGAACTTCAACTTTTGATGTTAGAAGCGGAAAATTCTATGTCAATGCAATTCAGTATGATTCAGGTGAATATCAAAATAAACTTTTTAGTTATGATACCAATTCTCAAATAGTAACTGTTTCTCCGCAAAGTAGCATATACAATGGTGGAAGTGAAGTTGATATGGAGAGTGGTCTAGTTTATAGTTATGATTTTACAGACCCTAACAATCCTGAATTTAAGATGTTTAATCCTTCTACACAAGCCATTACTACTTTAGGTGTTATAAATTTTGATTCGTTTAGAAGTTATTACCATGATTCTTCCTGTTTTGATTCTAATCTAAAAATATTTTATTTCACTGTATTAAAAGAAGATGGCATTAAAGAACTAGTTACTGTAAATGTAAATTCTCAACCTTTTTCTTATACAATACTGCCAATTCCGGATTCAATATTTGTTGATTTTTATGGATTAGAATTTAGCAACAAAACGAATAAAATATACACCATGTCTAATGATTCATATGAATTTGGAACACCATTCTCGGTGAAAATTGGTATATTAAATCCTCTCGACGCCACTGTGTCAACAATAGTTGATATGGTTGACACTCCAGGATATGAAATGGGCAATAAAACATTTGACCAAGAAACCAATTCATATATTTTTGTAGGTGTGGATGCTGTTGGTGACCGCCATTTGAAAGTAGTAAATACAGTAACAGGAATCGTTGATAATCTGCCATTACCATCAGAATATATTTTGGAATTTGAATGTGATAATTCCATATTTGCAGTTAGCAAATATGGAGTTTTAGGTGTAAATGAAAATATAACTACTACATTTTCAATCTCACCTAATCCAACTAGGGATTTTTTAAAAGTTAATTATGATGGCGTGGTATTAAATTATTCAATTATTGATGTAATGGGAAAAATAGTTGCTTCGGATAATTTAACGACTAACAATACTATTGATGTTAATGAACTTAGCAACGGAATGTATATTCTAAAAATAACAACTGATAATGAAATTTTGACTAAAAAATTCATCGTTAATTAA
- a CDS encoding 6TM ABC transporter family protein, which yields MQEKDLSKLTTDQLKTKEKKLKSYSILILVAMGIMLISGIFLNIKMGSPIFTILPIAFLPIIITLSKQIKSIKEELSKRENSPN from the coding sequence ATGCAAGAAAAAGATTTATCCAAACTCACAACAGACCAACTTAAAACAAAAGAAAAGAAGCTAAAATCATATTCTATTCTAATTTTAGTAGCAATGGGCATTATGTTGATTAGTGGAATATTTTTGAATATAAAAATGGGAAGTCCAATTTTTACAATTTTACCAATCGCTTTTTTACCTATAATAATTACATTATCAAAACAAATAAAAAGTATTAAAGAAGAATTAAGCAAAAGAGAAAACTCTCCCAATTAA
- the htpG gene encoding molecular chaperone HtpG, protein MTTGKINVSVENIFPLIKKFLYSDHEIFLRELVSNATDATLKLKHLTSIGEAKVEYGNPKIEVKIDKENKKLHIIDQGLGMTAEEVEKYINQVAFSGAEEFLEKYKDSAKDSGIIGHFGLGFYSAFMVASKVEIITKSFKDEPAAHWTCDGSPEFTLVPSDKTERGTEIILHIAEDSLEFLEEFKIRELLKKYNKFMPVSIKFGTKKETLPKPEDAPEDYKAEEIEVDNIINNPTPAWTKAPTELKDEDYKEFYRELYPMQFEDPLFSIHLNVDYPFNLTGILYFPKMSADLQIQKDKIQLYQNQVYVTDNVEGIVPEFLVMLRGVIDSPDIPLNVSRSYLQSDGNVKKISNYITRKVADKLKSLFNENREDFEQKWNDIKIVLEYGMLSEDKFYEKAGDFVLYPTVDDKFFTLAELKEKLATNQTDKNGKLVVLYASNKEAQHGYIDIAREKGYEVLLLDSPIVSHLIQKLEADNENLTFVRVDSDHIDKLIQKDETQISKLSEEESTKLKTVLEELVPKATYTVQLEAMDSNAAPFMITQPEFMRRMKEMSQSGGGGMFGMGNFPEMYNLVVNTNSNLATTILSTEDKSAQEHLVKQAMDLAKISQGLLKGEELTAFVKRSFEMIK, encoded by the coding sequence ATGACAACCGGAAAAATTAATGTTTCTGTAGAAAACATCTTTCCTTTAATTAAAAAGTTTTTATACAGTGATCACGAAATTTTTCTTCGTGAATTGGTGTCTAATGCCACAGATGCTACTTTAAAATTAAAACACCTAACCAGCATTGGGGAAGCCAAAGTGGAATATGGCAATCCAAAAATTGAAGTAAAAATCGATAAAGAAAACAAAAAGTTACACATTATCGATCAAGGTTTAGGAATGACAGCCGAAGAAGTTGAAAAATACATCAACCAAGTGGCTTTTTCAGGTGCCGAAGAATTTTTAGAAAAATACAAAGATTCTGCCAAAGATTCAGGTATCATCGGACACTTCGGACTTGGATTTTATTCTGCTTTTATGGTGGCTTCCAAAGTGGAAATCATCACAAAATCATTCAAAGACGAACCGGCCGCACATTGGACGTGTGACGGAAGTCCGGAATTTACCTTAGTTCCAAGCGATAAAACCGAACGTGGAACAGAAATCATCCTTCATATTGCTGAAGATTCATTAGAATTTTTAGAAGAATTTAAAATCCGTGAATTGTTGAAAAAGTACAACAAATTCATGCCGGTGTCAATTAAATTTGGAACTAAAAAAGAAACGCTTCCAAAACCGGAAGACGCTCCTGAAGATTACAAAGCAGAAGAAATTGAAGTTGATAACATCATCAACAACCCAACTCCGGCTTGGACAAAAGCTCCAACAGAGTTAAAAGATGAGGATTATAAAGAATTTTACCGAGAATTGTATCCTATGCAATTTGAAGATCCGTTGTTCAGCATTCATTTGAACGTGGATTATCCGTTTAATTTGACCGGAATTTTATATTTCCCAAAAATGTCTGCGGATTTACAAATTCAAAAAGACAAAATTCAATTATACCAAAATCAGGTTTATGTAACGGATAATGTAGAAGGAATTGTTCCGGAATTTTTGGTTATGCTTCGCGGAGTAATTGATTCGCCGGATATTCCGTTGAATGTTTCGCGTTCGTATTTGCAATCGGATGGAAATGTGAAGAAGATTTCAAACTACATTACCAGAAAAGTAGCAGATAAATTGAAATCCTTATTCAACGAAAACCGTGAAGATTTTGAACAAAAATGGAACGACATCAAAATTGTTTTGGAATACGGAATGCTTTCAGAGGACAAATTCTATGAAAAAGCCGGAGATTTTGTATTGTATCCAACGGTTGATGATAAATTTTTCACTTTAGCAGAATTAAAAGAAAAACTGGCAACCAATCAAACCGACAAAAACGGAAAATTGGTGGTTTTATATGCTTCCAACAAAGAAGCTCAACACGGCTATATTGACATTGCAAGAGAAAAAGGATACGAAGTATTGTTATTAGATAGCCCGATTGTATCACATTTGATTCAAAAATTAGAAGCTGACAATGAAAACTTGACGTTTGTTCGTGTCGATTCGGATCACATTGACAAATTGATTCAGAAAGATGAAACGCAGATTTCAAAATTATCGGAAGAAGAATCGACTAAACTGAAAACAGTTTTAGAAGAATTGGTTCCAAAAGCGACTTACACCGTTCAATTGGAAGCAATGGATAGCAATGCTGCCCCGTTTATGATTACGCAACCGGAATTTATGCGACGAATGAAAGAAATGAGTCAGTCCGGCGGTGGCGGAATGTTCGGTATGGGTAACTTTCCGGAAATGTATAATTTGGTGGTAAATACCAATTCCAATTTAGCCACAACCATTCTTTCAACTGAAGATAAATCGGCTCAAGAACATTTGGTCAAACAAGCGATGGACCTAGCCAAAATCTCGCAAGGATTATTGAAAGGCGAGGAATTGACGGCTTTTGTGAAGAGGAGTTTTGAGATGATTAAATAG